In Bradyrhizobium sp. CCBAU 051011, the following are encoded in one genomic region:
- a CDS encoding IS3 family transposase (programmed frameshift), whose product MEGRQRRSFTDDYKRQAVDLVASSGRSIGSVAKELGLRDSVLRRWMEQRGARLEPTAATRRPTTQATLPSADHAAEIARLQRENERLRMERDILKKSIANLCWNTDMRFRFIEDRRADYPVTLLCDVLGVSPAGYYAWRSRPESRRSAANRDLVDDIRRVHRDTRGRYGSPRIHVELKAQGRGASRGRIERLMRRHGIRAIMARPRRVRTTDSRHDLPIAPNLLDRNFIATARNQIWLADITYIETDPGWLYLAAVMDLYSRRIVGWAMADHLRADLPLAALRMAISAQRSSAGLIHHSDRGVQYASADYRKLMQSAGLRASMSRKGDCYDNAPMESFFHTLKTELVHHRHYATRAEATRDIFAYIEGFYNRTRRHSAIGFISPIEMELKAA is encoded by the exons ATGGAAGGACGTCAACGTCGGTCGTTTACGGACGACTACAAGCGGCAAGCGGTTGATCTCGTAGCGTCGAGCGGGCGCTCGATCGGATCTGTTGCCAAGGAGCTTGGGCTGCGCGATTCCGTGCTGCGGCGGTGGATGGAGCAGCGAGGGGCTCGGCTGGAGCCGACGGCGGCGACGCGGCGCCCCACAACGCAGGCGACGCTGCCGTCGGCGGACCACGCGGCAGAGATCGCGCGTTTGCAGCGAGAGAACGAGCGGCTGCGCATGGAGCGCGACATTTTAAAAAAGTCGATCGCGA ATCTTTGCTGGAACACGGACATGAGATTCCGCTTCATCGAAGATCGCCGCGCCGACTATCCGGTGACGCTCCTGTGCGACGTGCTCGGCGTCTCGCCGGCCGGCTATTATGCCTGGCGCTCGCGCCCGGAGAGCCGACGATCTGCTGCCAATCGTGACCTCGTCGACGACATCAGGCGGGTCCACCGCGACACCCGCGGGCGTTATGGCAGCCCGCGTATCCATGTCGAGTTGAAGGCTCAGGGCCGCGGGGCGAGCCGTGGTCGCATCGAGCGGTTGATGCGGCGTCACGGCATCAGGGCCATCATGGCGCGGCCACGCCGGGTGCGGACCACCGACAGCCGCCACGACCTGCCGATCGCCCCGAATCTGCTCGACCGCAACTTCATCGCCACTGCTCGGAACCAGATCTGGCTGGCCGATATCACCTACATCGAGACCGATCCGGGTTGGCTCTATCTGGCCGCCGTCATGGATCTGTACAGCCGCAGGATTGTCGGCTGGGCGATGGCGGATCATTTGCGCGCCGACCTGCCCTTGGCGGCTTTGCGGATGGCGATCTCGGCGCAGCGGTCAAGTGCCGGCCTGATCCACCATTCCGATCGCGGCGTTCAATATGCCTCGGCGGATTACCGCAAGCTGATGCAATCCGCCGGCCTCAGGGCGTCAATGAGCCGCAAGGGCGACTGCTATGACAATGCTCCGATGGAGAGCTTCTTTCACACGCTCAAGACGGAGCTCGTCCACCACAGGCACTATGCAACACGGGCAGAAGCCACACGGGATATCTTTGCCTATATCGAGGGCTTCTACAATCGGACTCGTCGTCACTCCGCCATCGGCTTTATCAGCCCGATCGAGATGGAGCTAAAAGCAGCTTAA
- a CDS encoding N-acetyltransferase — MPQFINACGGRAFEHGTAYVTGGVRAAALWLPPGVQQDEAALDEIMAQSLSPGITEDMAHLRRGMAEHHPPEPHWYLPLIATDPNCAGQGLGTLLMKHALQRCDEEGVTAYLESSNPEHIPFYQRHGFKVIGEIQHGSSPPLTPMLRTAS, encoded by the coding sequence ATGCCTCAGTTCATCAACGCCTGTGGCGGACGAGCATTCGAGCATGGCACAGCGTACGTCACGGGAGGGGTTCGCGCCGCGGCCCTGTGGCTCCCTCCCGGCGTACAACAAGATGAGGCGGCGCTGGACGAAATCATGGCGCAATCCCTGAGCCCGGGGATTACCGAGGATATGGCACACCTGCGGCGGGGAATGGCCGAACATCATCCGCCCGAGCCACATTGGTATCTGCCTCTCATTGCCACCGATCCCAACTGTGCCGGACAAGGGCTTGGCACATTGCTAATGAAACACGCTCTTCAACGATGTGATGAGGAGGGCGTTACCGCGTATCTCGAAAGTTCGAATCCCGAGCACATTCCCTTTTATCAACGCCACGGCTTCAAGGTCATTGGTGAGATACAACATGGCTCTTCGCCGCCGCTCACGCCAATGTTGCGAACGGCTAGCTAG
- a CDS encoding tetratricopeptide repeat protein: MSSPTTTFAARLYAFHPPSGLTLLALFATLVLGGCASLDQVRETPRPELLGAKDIDPAMRERIAHALLRVSDEESLREALKRKPDNVDAAISLTQALMAQNRAGEALEVTDKILLAVPGDLRALNAKGVALDSQGRHDEAQALYREALAAAPGNQMLRNNLGLSLALAGNADTGSDSLQQLSHEPRALPRSP; this comes from the coding sequence ATGAGTTCACCAACAACAACGTTCGCTGCTCGATTGTATGCGTTTCATCCGCCCTCGGGCTTAACTCTCCTCGCGTTATTCGCCACTCTTGTGCTTGGTGGTTGTGCCAGTTTGGATCAAGTTAGAGAGACGCCGCGGCCAGAGTTGCTGGGCGCCAAGGACATCGATCCTGCTATGCGCGAGCGCATTGCACACGCCCTCCTCCGAGTTTCGGACGAGGAGAGTTTGCGTGAGGCTCTGAAGCGAAAGCCAGACAACGTCGATGCGGCAATCTCGCTGACCCAGGCCCTTATGGCACAGAACCGCGCGGGTGAAGCACTTGAGGTAACTGACAAGATCTTGCTTGCAGTTCCTGGTGATTTGCGTGCCCTGAACGCAAAAGGGGTGGCCCTCGACTCCCAGGGGCGTCATGATGAGGCACAAGCGCTATATCGCGAGGCTCTCGCAGCCGCCCCAGGCAATCAGATGTTACGCAACAATCTTGGCCTATCGCTCGCACTTGCTGGGAATGCCGATACCGGATCTGACAGCCTACAACAGCTTTCGCACGAGCCGCGTGCGCTGCCGCGTTCGCCATAG
- the sctV gene encoding type III secretion system export apparatus subunit SctV: protein MAHLLRKLIVRAPFHPDFMVAFMLLLAIGMMIMPMPIVVVDMLIGFNLGFAVLLLMVALYLSTPLDFSSLPGVILISTVFRLALTIATTRLILAEGDAGSIIHTFGEFVISGNIAVGIVIFLIVTMVQFMVLAKGAERVAEVSARFTLDALPGKQMAIDAELRNGHIDQHEARSRRASLERESQLHGAMDGAMKFVKGDAIAGLIVICINMLGGISIGLLSKGMSVDEALHQYTLLTIGDALISQIPALLLSVTAATIVTRVNGPSKLKLGADIINQLTASTQALRLAAGVLLLMGLIPGFPLPPFLLLAALFAGASYVKGGVQGANTDSKTGAIVSAPTSTPAQAQRQTIPAEALPVAVFFAPNLVNAIDREEVEQHIARISALVSADLGITIPRIPVQVDQRLAQSEFRLDVEGVPVERDRVDPTQLALIDDRANIELSGIPYRQDPDTDRIWIEQSHAPALKAAGIGHHRPSEIIALRVSSVLTRYAQRLVGIQETRQLLARMEQEYADLVKEVLRTTPVPRIADVLRRLLDEGIPIRNTRLVLEAFAEWSEREQNAVLLTEYVRSGLRRQICFRHANAHRVLPAFIVERETEDVIRSAVRETTVGPYLALEDRHSEMLLSQLRQIHSGVPAGQSQPVILSSLDIRRFVRGFLTRNGIDLPVLSYQDLASDFTVQPVGSLKLTGAKEKAPTAEQRTLLAANG from the coding sequence ATGGCACACCTTCTTCGTAAGCTTATCGTGCGCGCGCCATTCCACCCGGATTTCATGGTCGCGTTCATGCTGCTTCTGGCAATCGGAATGATGATCATGCCGATGCCGATCGTCGTGGTCGACATGCTGATCGGCTTCAATTTGGGCTTTGCCGTATTGCTGCTGATGGTTGCTTTGTATCTCAGTACGCCACTGGATTTCTCGTCCCTGCCCGGCGTTATCCTGATCTCTACCGTCTTTCGGCTGGCGCTGACCATCGCGACAACGCGGCTGATTCTCGCTGAAGGAGACGCCGGCAGCATCATTCATACTTTCGGTGAGTTCGTGATATCAGGGAACATCGCGGTCGGAATTGTTATATTTTTGATCGTGACCATGGTGCAGTTCATGGTTCTCGCGAAGGGAGCCGAGCGCGTTGCTGAAGTCTCAGCACGATTCACGCTCGACGCTCTGCCAGGCAAGCAGATGGCTATCGACGCGGAGCTACGCAACGGTCATATCGATCAGCACGAGGCACGCAGCCGGCGAGCTTCACTGGAGCGAGAAAGCCAACTTCACGGTGCAATGGATGGCGCCATGAAGTTCGTGAAAGGGGATGCCATTGCCGGCCTCATAGTCATCTGCATCAACATGCTGGGAGGAATCAGCATCGGACTGCTCTCCAAGGGCATGTCGGTCGATGAGGCGTTGCATCAATATACGCTGCTCACCATCGGCGATGCGCTGATTTCTCAGATTCCGGCGCTCCTCCTATCGGTTACGGCCGCAACCATCGTCACACGTGTAAATGGTCCTTCCAAGCTCAAGCTTGGTGCCGATATCATCAACCAACTCACGGCCAGTACCCAGGCATTGCGGCTAGCGGCCGGCGTCTTACTTCTCATGGGGCTGATACCTGGTTTCCCCTTGCCCCCGTTTCTCCTGCTGGCCGCACTTTTTGCCGGGGCAAGCTATGTCAAAGGCGGTGTGCAAGGCGCGAACACGGACTCCAAGACGGGAGCCATCGTTAGTGCTCCGACCTCAACACCAGCGCAGGCTCAAAGGCAAACCATACCTGCGGAAGCGCTTCCGGTCGCGGTTTTCTTTGCACCTAACCTGGTAAACGCGATTGATAGAGAGGAAGTTGAGCAGCACATCGCTCGCATTTCGGCACTGGTTTCAGCCGATCTTGGCATCACGATCCCCCGCATTCCAGTCCAGGTTGATCAACGTTTGGCCCAATCCGAGTTCAGGCTAGATGTGGAAGGGGTGCCGGTTGAACGGGATCGAGTCGATCCGACGCAGCTCGCGCTCATCGACGACCGAGCGAACATTGAATTGAGTGGCATCCCGTATCGGCAAGATCCAGACACCGACCGGATCTGGATCGAACAGAGCCATGCACCAGCTCTCAAAGCGGCCGGGATCGGGCATCACCGTCCGAGCGAAATCATCGCCCTGCGCGTCAGTTCCGTACTGACGCGATATGCGCAGCGCTTGGTAGGCATTCAAGAGACGCGACAATTGCTTGCCCGGATGGAGCAGGAATATGCCGACCTGGTGAAGGAAGTGCTACGCACGACTCCAGTTCCCCGGATCGCCGATGTCTTGCGGCGCCTGCTCGACGAGGGCATCCCGATCCGTAACACGCGGCTGGTCTTGGAGGCGTTCGCCGAATGGAGCGAACGCGAGCAAAACGCCGTCCTGCTCACCGAATATGTCCGCTCCGGCCTAAGACGGCAAATCTGCTTTCGCCATGCCAACGCTCACCGTGTTCTGCCCGCCTTTATCGTCGAACGTGAAACTGAGGATGTAATTCGCAGTGCGGTTCGAGAGACTACCGTCGGGCCGTACCTCGCGCTGGAGGACCGGCATAGCGAGATGTTGCTGTCGCAACTGCGCCAAATTCATTCGGGCGTGCCAGCAGGTCAGAGCCAGCCCGTCATCCTGAGTTCGCTGGATATCCGACGCTTCGTCCGCGGCTTCCTCACCCGCAACGGGATCGATCTTCCTGTTCTGTCTTATCAGGATCTCGCCTCCGATTTTACGGTACAGCCGGTCGGGTCGCTCAAGCTTACAGGTGCCAAGGAAAAAGCTCCGACAGCAGAACAACGCACCCTGCTTGCCGCAAACGGTTAA
- a CDS encoding IS3 family transposase (programmed frameshift): protein MKRSRFSEEQIIGILKEHEAGVSVADLCRKHGVSDASIYKWKAKFGGMEVSEAKRLKTLEDENTRLKRLLADAMLDNAALKDLGGKEMVTPAAKRKAVAHLRGAFGMSERRACKTIGCCRMTMRYQTTRADEAGLRQRMRAIAQERRRFGYRRLHVLLKREGYLVNHKKLFRLYREERLAVRRRGGRKRAIGTRAPMTVAMAPNDRWSLDFVSDQLTDGRRFRILTVVDDCTRECLALVADTSLSGTRVARELDRLVIERGKPKTVVSDNGTELTSNAILTWTDQSRVAWHYIAPGKPMQNAFIESFNGRLRDELLNETLFTSLAQARVALGCWRADYNDARPHSRLGWKTPSEFAFTCHPRRDLALRYAEGSAPAPVATTAQPGKSNSRSELRIG from the exons ATGAAGCGCAGCCGCTTTTCGGAAGAGCAGATCATCGGGATTTTGAAGGAGCATGAGGCCGGCGTTTCGGTTGCCGATCTGTGCCGCAAGCATGGCGTCAGCGACGCCAGCATCTACAAATGGAAGGCCAAGTTCGGTGGGATGGAGGTGTCGGAGGCCAAGCGGCTGAAGACGCTGGAGGACGAGAACACACGGCTGAAGCGGCTCTTGGCCGACGCCATGCTGGACAATGCTGCCTTGAAGGACCTCG GTGGGAAAGAAATGGTGACGCCCGCGGCCAAGCGGAAAGCTGTCGCCCATCTCAGAGGCGCCTTCGGGATGAGCGAACGGCGGGCGTGTAAAACCATCGGCTGCTGCCGCATGACCATGAGATACCAGACGACCCGGGCGGACGAAGCCGGCCTTCGCCAGCGCATGCGGGCAATCGCCCAGGAACGTCGTCGTTTCGGCTATCGACGCCTGCATGTGCTGCTCAAGCGGGAGGGCTATCTGGTCAACCACAAGAAGCTCTTCCGTCTGTACCGGGAAGAGAGGCTCGCGGTGCGCCGCCGTGGCGGCCGCAAGCGGGCGATCGGGACCCGGGCGCCGATGACGGTGGCGATGGCGCCGAACGACCGCTGGTCGCTCGACTTCGTGTCGGATCAGCTCACCGATGGCCGCCGCTTCCGTATCCTTACCGTCGTCGATGACTGCACCCGCGAGTGCCTGGCACTGGTGGCCGATACCTCGCTCTCCGGCACCCGTGTGGCGCGGGAGCTGGACCGGCTGGTGATCGAGCGCGGCAAGCCCAAGACGGTGGTCAGCGACAACGGCACCGAACTCACCAGCAACGCCATCCTGACATGGACTGATCAGAGCCGGGTCGCCTGGCACTACATTGCGCCGGGCAAGCCCATGCAGAATGCCTTCATCGAGAGCTTCAACGGCCGGCTGCGGGATGAATTGTTGAACGAGACGCTGTTTACCTCGCTGGCCCAGGCCCGCGTCGCGCTCGGATGCTGGCGCGCCGATTACAACGATGCACGCCCACACTCGCGGCTCGGATGGAAGACGCCGTCCGAGTTCGCCTTCACCTGCCATCCGCGCCGGGATCTGGCGCTGCGCTATGCCGAGGGCTCCGCGCCAGCTCCCGTCGCTACCACCGCCCAACCGGGCAAATCCAATAGCCGGAGCGAACTCAGGATTGGATAA
- a CDS encoding IS5 family transposase, translated as MKPKERRDGGQADLLRSRLDAIIDLNHALVKLARTIDWSFLEERFGAVYEDKPGRPPLPTRLMAGLAILKHTYDLSDEVLCERWVENPYYQFFCGEEFFQHRLVFDRSSLTRWRQRMGEEKLQALLQESLAVATKTEAIKPSDLNRVIVDTTVQPKNVMFPTDARLLNRAREILVRLAKGAGIKLRQSYGRVGKFALIKHQRYAHAKQFKRANRALRTLRTYLGRVIRDIARKLDGNVGLFDGVALDRMLALARCVLDQKQRQRGPKVYSLHAPEVECIGKGKAHRPYEFGVKVSVATTLSHAKGGQFVTHVKALPGNPYDGHTLKIVIPEMEVLIGNIIERLVLDKGYRGHNAPPDYKFRVFISGQKRRVTPKIKRELRRRSAVEPVIGHLKSEHRMGRNYLWHRQGDAANAVLAAAGYNFRRLIRWLELLLRQFLAQLTVRLQFVPS; from the coding sequence ATGAAGCCAAAGGAACGACGCGACGGCGGCCAAGCCGATCTTCTGCGCTCGCGGCTGGACGCGATCATCGACTTGAACCATGCCCTGGTAAAGCTGGCGCGGACGATCGACTGGTCGTTCCTCGAAGAGCGGTTCGGCGCGGTCTACGAGGACAAGCCGGGCCGGCCGCCGCTGCCGACACGGCTGATGGCGGGCCTGGCCATCCTCAAGCACACCTACGACCTCTCCGACGAGGTGCTATGCGAGCGCTGGGTGGAGAATCCCTATTACCAGTTCTTCTGCGGCGAGGAGTTCTTCCAGCACCGCCTGGTGTTCGACCGCTCCTCGTTGACGCGCTGGCGCCAGCGTATGGGCGAGGAGAAGCTGCAAGCCCTGCTGCAGGAGAGCCTTGCGGTCGCCACCAAGACCGAGGCGATCAAGCCGTCCGACCTCAATCGGGTCATCGTCGACACCACGGTGCAGCCCAAGAACGTGATGTTCCCAACCGATGCGCGGCTCTTGAACCGGGCCCGCGAGATCCTGGTTCGGCTAGCCAAGGGCGCCGGCATCAAGCTGCGTCAGTCCTATGGGCGAGTCGGCAAGTTTGCCCTGATCAAGCACCAGCGCTATGCCCATGCCAAGCAGTTCAAGCGCGCCAATCGGGCCTTGAGGACGCTGCGAACCTATCTCGGCCGCGTCATCCGCGACATCGCCCGCAAGCTCGACGGCAACGTCGGCTTGTTCGATGGGGTCGCGCTCGACCGCATGCTGGCGCTGGCGCGATGCGTGCTCGACCAGAAGCAGCGCCAGCGGGGCCCCAAGGTCTACTCGCTGCACGCGCCGGAGGTGGAGTGCATCGGCAAGGGCAAGGCTCACCGGCCTTACGAGTTCGGGGTCAAGGTCTCCGTCGCCACCACGCTATCGCACGCCAAAGGCGGCCAGTTCGTCACCCATGTGAAGGCGCTGCCCGGCAACCCCTATGATGGTCACACGCTCAAGATCGTGATCCCGGAAATGGAGGTGCTGATCGGCAACATCATCGAGCGCCTCGTTCTCGACAAAGGCTATCGCGGCCACAATGCGCCACCCGACTACAAGTTCAGGGTGTTCATCTCAGGCCAGAAGCGGCGGGTGACGCCAAAGATCAAACGCGAGCTGCGCCGGCGTTCCGCCGTCGAGCCGGTCATCGGCCATCTCAAATCCGAGCATCGCATGGGGCGTAACTACCTGTGGCACCGCCAGGGCGATGCCGCCAATGCCGTTCTCGCCGCAGCGGGCTACAACTTCCGGCGTCTCATCCGCTGGCTCGAGCTCTTGTTGCGCCAGTTCCTCGCCCAGCTCACGGTCCGACTTCAATTCGTCCCGAGTTGA
- a CDS encoding DUF1521 domain-containing protein, translating to MPYLPVVGGFNPAVGLVPEGVPTVPMFNVALGQYAGAAGAPAGAYQYLPVNSPVVVAPAVLSPAYVAPTLLAPPPPPQFASVAQNQSPSSAIDPVWTNEVHDGKATIHLGDKYTITADEKDGTWTVRNNETGHLTKIHGDPHFDANGDGKDDFDFKKGMTLQLDDGTKITVDTADYGNGKSISSKLTITNGSNAMVVEGLGDDKDGADNLKVTQLNAGLTLDALTSDGSQTIHEQGQGWVDGAGREVDQASIDAGEEGRAPGAGSQSQYTPQPLATPSYYYYTPVFVPPPPPVSMTPVAVNQSPPSKTNPVWSHEVHDGKVTIHLGDKYTITADEKDGTWTVRNNETGHLTKIHGDPHFDANGDGKDDFDFKKGMTLQLDDGTKITVDTVDYGKGKTISSKLTITNGDNAMVVEGLGDDKDGANNLKVTQSNAGQTLDQLTSDGAQTIYEQGKGWVDRSGWQVNQASIDANEQAAG from the coding sequence ATGCCGTATCTTCCCGTGGTGGGCGGTTTCAATCCGGCGGTAGGGCTCGTGCCTGAAGGCGTGCCCACCGTTCCAATGTTCAACGTCGCATTGGGGCAGTACGCCGGCGCTGCCGGCGCCCCGGCGGGGGCCTACCAGTACCTGCCGGTAAATAGTCCGGTCGTTGTCGCCCCCGCCGTCCTCAGTCCAGCCTACGTTGCTCCAACCCTTCTCGCCCCGCCGCCGCCTCCCCAGTTCGCGTCGGTCGCCCAGAATCAAAGCCCGTCGTCCGCAATTGATCCGGTGTGGACGAATGAGGTCCATGATGGCAAAGCCACGATCCACCTTGGCGATAAGTATACAATTACGGCGGACGAGAAGGACGGCACCTGGACTGTCCGCAACAACGAGACCGGCCATTTGACGAAGATCCACGGCGATCCTCACTTCGATGCTAACGGAGACGGCAAGGACGACTTTGATTTTAAGAAAGGCATGACCCTGCAACTCGATGATGGCACGAAGATCACCGTGGATACGGCCGACTACGGCAATGGCAAGAGCATTTCGTCGAAGCTCACCATTACGAATGGCAGCAACGCCATGGTTGTCGAAGGACTCGGTGACGATAAGGATGGTGCCGACAATCTTAAGGTCACGCAGTTAAACGCTGGCCTCACGCTCGATGCGCTGACATCAGATGGTTCACAAACGATCCATGAGCAAGGTCAGGGTTGGGTTGACGGCGCCGGGCGCGAGGTGGACCAGGCGAGTATCGATGCTGGTGAAGAAGGGCGCGCCCCGGGCGCCGGCTCTCAGTCCCAGTACACTCCTCAGCCGCTCGCTACTCCATCGTACTACTACTATACTCCAGTTTTCGTTCCTCCTCCACCGCCTGTGTCGATGACCCCAGTTGCGGTTAACCAGAGCCCGCCATCGAAAACTAATCCGGTGTGGTCGCATGAGGTTCATGACGGCAAGGTAACGATCCACCTTGGCGATAAGTATACAATTACGGCGGACGAGAAGGACGGCACCTGGACTGTCCGCAACAACGAGACCGGCCATTTGACGAAGATCCACGGCGATCCTCATTTCGATGCCAATGGCGACGGGAAGGACGACTTCGATTTTAAGAAAGGCATGACTCTGCAACTCGATGATGGCACGAAGATCACCGTGGATACGGTCGACTACGGCAAGGGCAAGACCATTTCGTCCAAGCTCACCATCACGAATGGCGACAACGCCATGGTTGTCGAGGGGCTCGGGGACGACAAAGATGGTGCCAACAACCTGAAGGTGACGCAGTCCAATGCTGGCCAAACCCTCGATCAGCTGACGTCGGATGGTGCACAGACGATATATGAGCAAGGTAAAGGATGGGTCGATAGATCCGGATGGCAGGTCAACCAGGCGAGCATTGACGCCAATGAGCAGGCCGCCGGGTGA
- a CDS encoding PLP-dependent cysteine synthase family protein, whose protein sequence is MLDAMSIGRTSFSRNDSSLPSYRRGWVDEAVAAIEAEQCRTADTHLTRLIVPALAGIDIYLKDESTHPTGSLKHRLARSLFLYALCNGQIHEGTPVVEASSGSTAVSEAYFAQMIGVPFYAVMPRTTSAEKIAAIEHYGGKCHLIDDGRALYSEAAALATRLNGHYMDQFTFAERATDWRGNNNIVESIFTQLKGEPRPVPDWIVMGAGTGGTSATIGRYLRYRQFPTQLCIADVEHSAFFDCFRYQDRSRTCERPSLIEGVGRPRCEPSFVPTVVDRMMKIPDVATIAAMNVLSRRLGRPVGGSTGTNFFALCRLASEMCSAGRAGSLVTLICDSGERYRQTYYKPEWLKARDIDPTPYEAELIFFLEAGHLPGFSIADVTNPLNARGAAEPR, encoded by the coding sequence ATGCTAGACGCTATGTCGATCGGGCGCACGTCTTTCAGTCGCAATGACTCGAGCTTGCCGAGCTATCGGCGTGGCTGGGTGGACGAGGCCGTGGCTGCGATCGAGGCCGAGCAGTGCCGCACGGCCGATACGCACCTAACTCGGCTGATCGTGCCGGCTCTCGCCGGCATTGACATCTATTTGAAGGACGAGTCGACCCATCCGACCGGCAGCCTGAAGCACCGATTGGCTCGCTCGCTATTCCTCTACGCGCTCTGCAACGGACAGATTCACGAGGGCACGCCAGTCGTCGAGGCCTCGTCGGGGTCCACGGCGGTGTCAGAGGCCTACTTCGCGCAGATGATCGGCGTACCCTTCTATGCGGTTATGCCGCGGACGACGTCGGCCGAGAAGATCGCTGCGATCGAGCATTATGGCGGCAAGTGCCATCTGATCGACGACGGCCGCGCGCTCTATTCCGAGGCAGCGGCGCTCGCCACCCGTCTCAACGGACATTACATGGACCAGTTCACTTTCGCGGAGCGGGCGACGGATTGGCGTGGCAACAACAACATCGTCGAGTCGATCTTCACCCAATTGAAGGGCGAGCCGCGCCCTGTGCCGGACTGGATCGTGATGGGAGCCGGCACTGGCGGCACCTCGGCGACCATCGGGCGTTATTTGCGCTATCGTCAGTTTCCAACGCAGCTCTGCATTGCCGATGTCGAGCATTCCGCCTTCTTCGACTGCTTCCGCTATCAGGACCGCTCGCGAACTTGCGAGCGTCCCTCGCTGATCGAAGGTGTCGGCCGGCCCCGCTGTGAGCCATCCTTCGTTCCGACCGTGGTCGACCGCATGATGAAGATCCCGGATGTTGCGACGATCGCGGCTATGAACGTGCTGTCGCGTCGCCTGGGCCGGCCGGTCGGCGGCTCTACCGGCACCAACTTCTTCGCACTGTGCCGGCTGGCTTCGGAGATGTGCAGCGCCGGCCGAGCGGGATCGCTGGTGACGCTGATCTGCGACTCGGGCGAGCGCTATCGGCAGACCTATTACAAACCGGAGTGGCTAAAGGCGCGGGACATCGATCCTACGCCCTATGAGGCCGAGTTGATATTCTTCCTAGAAGCCGGACATCTGCCCGGATTCTCGATCGCAGACGTGACGAATCCGTTGAATGCCCGAGGTGCAGCGGAACCACGCTGA
- a CDS encoding Effector protein NopP, translating to MHGRINSSPGASDADEIRQSTPSHAESDADSQRFADMFAGMHIAAPRASSSGANPSYSLVRRPPVVEIKRSEFEEKVKDFYGDEIGDIAAKSQQYSLPVSSKAARTAQVAYDHGKKPDSESARYFSYQLGNKSVGLLRTEGGASMSNVFKDEEARARWREQFPERTELTSTVDFRVTHPLVENAGDILLEHQLRLDGERPLLLSHAVNDDAKARAAALGFVEVSDSMMVLDPTKHPNKWTKNDDGEWQRKNKPPLYLKATDTSGSGTRGAQLARNTTPDWDDGDFM from the coding sequence ATGCATGGCCGAATCAATAGCTCCCCTGGCGCTTCCGACGCTGATGAAATCAGACAATCCACCCCCAGCCACGCGGAATCTGATGCAGACAGCCAACGCTTTGCGGACATGTTTGCTGGGATGCACATAGCGGCGCCGAGGGCTAGCTCGTCGGGAGCAAACCCCTCGTACTCCCTCGTTCGCCGACCTCCTGTGGTGGAGATCAAAAGGTCTGAATTCGAAGAAAAGGTGAAGGACTTTTATGGCGATGAAATCGGGGATATCGCCGCCAAATCACAGCAATACTCGCTTCCCGTATCCTCGAAAGCCGCACGCACAGCACAAGTTGCCTATGACCACGGTAAGAAACCTGATTCGGAAAGCGCACGCTATTTCAGCTATCAGTTAGGCAACAAGAGTGTTGGACTTCTGCGAACGGAAGGCGGAGCTAGCATGAGTAATGTGTTCAAAGATGAAGAGGCACGCGCGCGCTGGCGGGAACAGTTTCCCGAACGGACCGAACTCACATCCACTGTAGATTTTCGGGTTACTCATCCTCTCGTGGAGAACGCAGGTGATATTCTTTTGGAACATCAGCTTCGGCTCGACGGCGAACGGCCTTTGCTCCTCTCTCATGCTGTCAACGACGACGCGAAAGCCCGCGCAGCGGCGTTGGGTTTTGTTGAGGTGAGTGACTCGATGATGGTGCTTGACCCTACCAAGCATCCTAACAAGTGGACGAAGAATGATGATGGTGAATGGCAGCGGAAAAACAAGCCTCCATTGTATCTTAAAGCTACTGACACTAGCGGCAGTGGTACCAGAGGGGCCCAGCTTGCTCGAAATACCACGCCGGATTGGGACGACGGTGACTTCATGTAG